A DNA window from Macadamia integrifolia cultivar HAES 741 chromosome 4, SCU_Mint_v3, whole genome shotgun sequence contains the following coding sequences:
- the LOC122075660 gene encoding ribosomal RNA small subunit methyltransferase G, translating into MSIWCGRNQAISHPISLTTFIKHLVTSKKTPIWPYNRTNRKPITTTTIKSLSSPHLETLTSRQKEQISVYANALLEWNQRMNLTAVAEMGEVMTRHVEDSLAIIPPIQNTFLSHCNSSSCDNLNLVDVGSGPGLPGLILAIACPRWKVTLLESMNKRCLFLEHAISVTGLTNVQVLRARAESVGQKLEFREGFDVAVARAVAEMRVLAEYCLPLLRVGGLFVAAKGHDPQEEVRNAEKAIQLMGASILQLYTVESHSPYGQRTAIICLKERPTPKKYPRDPGTPTKSPL; encoded by the exons ATGTCAATATGGTGTGGTAGGAACCAGGCCATCTCTCACCCTATTTCGCTTACGACTTTCATCAAGCACTTGGTGACCTCAAAGAAGACACCAATCTGGCCTTACAACCGCACTAACAGGAAACCCATAACTACCACCACTATCAAAAGTCTCAGCTCTCCACACCTTGAAACCCTTACTTCCCGCCAAAAAGAGCAAATCTCCGTCTACGCCAATGCCCTTTTGGAATGGAACCAG AGAATGAATCTTACTGCTGTGGCGGAGATGGGCGAGGTCATGACAAGGCACGTTGAAGACTCGCTAGCGATCATTCCTCCCATCCAGAATACGTTTCTCTCTCATTGTAACTCTTCTTCATGCGACAACCTCAACCTGGTTGACGTTGGCAGCGGCCCAGGTCTCCCGGGATTAATCCTCGCCATTGCGTGCCCAA GATGGAAAGTTACTCTTTTGGAATCCATGAATAAACGTTGCCTCTTCTTGGAGCACGCCATTAGTGTCACTGGTTTGACAAATGTGCAAGTTTTACGAGCAAGAGCAGAg AGTGTGGGCCAGAAACTTGAATTCAGAGAAGGGTTTGATGTTGCAGTAGCAAGAGCTGTAGCAGAAATGAGAGTTTTAG CTGAGTACTGCTTACCTCTGCTTCGTGTTGGTGGCTTGTTTGTGGCTGCAAAAGGCCATGATCCTCAG GAGGAAGTCAGAAATGCAGAAAAAGCAATTCAGTTGATGGGGGCTTCCATTCTGCAACTGTACACAG TGGAATCACACAGCCCTTATGGTCAGCGAACTGCCATTATTTGTTTAAAAGAACGGCCAACTCCAAAGAAGTATCCCCGTGACCCTGGTACACCAACAAAGTCACCATTGTAG
- the LOC122076008 gene encoding protein JINGUBANG-like — protein sequence MGIVPCPLACHTDNDFESNANRRQQQQILHSELGSSLSSQPSLPSVPSLTPQPSQRNHHHHHHHPTPPAAYHCISTLKGHSSYVFSLALAGKFLYSGSLDREIRSWPRHPPLSNTPNPNLNSSSSNNNVVAVGNGAVKSLVFSGDKLFSAHQDHKIRVWHIDNINQDKNMYKLLATLPTLSDRVLRLLLPNNHVQVRRHKKCTWVHHVDTISALALSRDGSLLYSVSWDRTFKVWRTSDFKCLESVSNAHDDAINALALSNDGYLYTGSADTKIKVWGKGMGKGKGELRGDKKHSLVATLEKHKSTVNALALTTDGSVLYSGACDRSIVVWEKDSSAAAGGSGGGEHMVVVGALRGHTKAILCLAVVSDLVCSGSADKTVRIWKRSVEKSYSCLAVLEGHSGPVKCLTAAVDRNDSLITTSAYSTSYLVYSGSLDCDIRVWQILVPFP from the coding sequence atggggatAGTGCCATGTCCCTTGGCATGTCACACAGACAACGACTTTGAATCAAACGCAAACCGGCGACAGCAGCAGCAAATCCTCCACTCAGAGTTGGGTTCCTCTCTCTCATCCCAACCAAGTCTACCCTCCGTTCCTTCCCTCACCCCACAACCCTCACAACgaaatcaccaccaccaccaccaccaccctaCTCCTCCCGCTGCCTACCACTGCATCTCAACTCTCAAAGGCCACTCCTCCTACGTCTTCTCCCTCGCCCTCGCCGGCAAATTCCTCTACAGCGGCTCCTTGGATCGTGAAATCCGATCCTGGCCCCGTCATCCTCCTCTTTCCAACACTCCTAACCCCAACCTcaattcctcttcttccaacAACAACGTCGTCGCCGTCGGCAACGGCGCCGTCAAGTCCCTCGTTTTTTCCGGCGACAAATTATTCAGCGCCCACCAAGATCACAAGATCCGAGTATGGCATATCGACAACATCAACCAAGATAAAAATATGTACAAGCTCTTAGCCACTCTTCCCACGCTCAGCGACCGTGTCCTGCGTCTCCTCCTACCCAACAACCACGTCCAGGTTCGTCGCCACAAGAAATGCACATGGGTCCATCACGTCGACACAATCTCCGCTCTCGCCCTTTCTCGTGACGGTTCCCTTCTCTACTCCGTCTCATGGGATCGAACCTTCAAGGTATGGCGAACCTCCGATTTCAAATGCCTCGAATCTGTTAGTAACGCACATGACGATGCCATCAATGCCTTAGCCTTATCCAACGATGGGTATCTCTACACAGGCTCAGCTGATACCAAAATTAAGGTCTGGGGAAAGGGaatgggaaagggaaagggagagcTCCGTGGTGACAAGAAGCATTCCCTGGTGGCAACTCTTGAAAAGCACAAATCCACCGTTAATGCCTTAGCTCTTACTACTGATGGGTCTGTGCTTTACTCCGGCGCTTGTGATCGATCAATTGTGGTTTGGGAGAAGGACAGTAGTGCCGCCGCCGGCGGCAGCGGCGGAGGAGAGCATATGGTGGTGGTTGGGGCGTTGAGGGGACACACTAAGGCCATTCTGTGTTTGGCTGTGGTGTCTGATTTGGTGTGTAGTGGATCGGCAGACAAGACTGTGAGGATTTGGAAGAGAAGTGTTGAGAAAAGTTACAGTTGTTTGGCAGTCTTGGAAGGACATAGTGGACCCGTTAAGTGTCTTACTGCGGCCGTTGATCGTAATGATTCCTTGATCACAACCTCTGCTTATTCAACTTCTTATCTGGTTTATAGTGGCAGTTTGGACTGTGATATCAGAGTCTGGCAGATTTTGGTTCCTTTTCCATAG
- the LOC122075180 gene encoding protein CREG1 isoform X2 has protein sequence MEGRSVSSHHLVCFFFFVSVFLEVSIFAQGQLLIGKKPDPDNAAATARWLVSLNSWGVLSTISSDMGGAPFGNVVSFSDGLPDQGRGIPYFYLTTLDPTARDALKDQRSSFTISEYPIGTCGRTNPENPTCAKLTLTGKLKLVDRHSSEADFAERALFSKHSEMKDWPKDHNFQFYKLEIEDLFLIDWFGGPKPLTLDKYLHPTMAQ, from the exons ATGGAAGGCAGGAGCGTTTCTTCTCATCATTtagtttgtttcttcttcttcgtttctgTATTCCTTGAAGTTTCTATCTTCGCACAAGGGCAACTTCTCATCGGAAAGAAACCCGACCCTGATAATGCTGCTGCTACCGCTCGGTGGTTGGTCTCTCTGAATTCATGGGGGGTTTTGAG TACCATTTCAAGTGATATGGGAGGAGCACCATTTGG GAACGTGGTTTCATTTAGTGATGGATTGCCTGATCAAGGCCGTGGTATACCATACTTCTATTTGACTACTCTTGATCCAACTGCTAGAGATGCATTGAAGGATCAGAGGTCATCATTTACAATTAGTGAGTACCCTATTGGGACTTGTGGCAGAACGAACCCTGAGAACCCCACTTGTGCAAAACTAACCCTTACAGGAAAG TTGAAGTTGGTAGACAGACACTCTAGTGAAGCAGATTTTGCTGAACGTGCCTTGTTCTCAAAGCATTCTGAGATGAAAG ATTGGCCCAAGGATCATAATTTTCAGTTCTACAAACTGGAAATTGAAGACTTATTTTTGATCGACTGGTTTGGTGGTCCTAAACCTCTCACTTTGGACAAGTATCTGCATCCCACAATGGCCCAAT GA
- the LOC122075180 gene encoding protein CREG1 isoform X1, whose translation MEGRSVSSHHLVCFFFFVSVFLEVSIFAQGQLLIGKKPDPDNAAATARWLVSLNSWGVLSTISSDMGGAPFGNVVSFSDGLPDQGRGIPYFYLTTLDPTARDALKDQRSSFTISEYPIGTCGRTNPENPTCAKLTLTGKLKLVDRHSSEADFAERALFSKHSEMKDWPKDHNFQFYKLEIEDLFLIDWFGGPKPLTLDKYLHPTMAQCENQLASVV comes from the exons ATGGAAGGCAGGAGCGTTTCTTCTCATCATTtagtttgtttcttcttcttcgtttctgTATTCCTTGAAGTTTCTATCTTCGCACAAGGGCAACTTCTCATCGGAAAGAAACCCGACCCTGATAATGCTGCTGCTACCGCTCGGTGGTTGGTCTCTCTGAATTCATGGGGGGTTTTGAG TACCATTTCAAGTGATATGGGAGGAGCACCATTTGG GAACGTGGTTTCATTTAGTGATGGATTGCCTGATCAAGGCCGTGGTATACCATACTTCTATTTGACTACTCTTGATCCAACTGCTAGAGATGCATTGAAGGATCAGAGGTCATCATTTACAATTAGTGAGTACCCTATTGGGACTTGTGGCAGAACGAACCCTGAGAACCCCACTTGTGCAAAACTAACCCTTACAGGAAAG TTGAAGTTGGTAGACAGACACTCTAGTGAAGCAGATTTTGCTGAACGTGCCTTGTTCTCAAAGCATTCTGAGATGAAAG ATTGGCCCAAGGATCATAATTTTCAGTTCTACAAACTGGAAATTGAAGACTTATTTTTGATCGACTGGTTTGGTGGTCCTAAACCTCTCACTTTGGACAAGTATCTGCATCCCACAATGGCCCAATGTGA GAATCAACTGGCCTCCGTGGTGTGA